In Ramlibacter sp., the sequence CGGCACCCTGCTGAACTTCCAGGGCGAGGTGGCCCAGTGGGCGGCACGCATGAGCGAGGCGCCCTACAAGGCCCCGCCCCGCGCGCCCGTGCTGTACGTGAAGCCCGCCAACACCTGGAGCGCCGATGGCGCGGCCATTGCCGTGCCCGCGCGCGTGCCCGAGGTGGAGGTGGGCGCCACCGTGGCCATGGTGATGGGAGAGGCCGGCGCCGTGGCGGGCTATGTGCTCATGAACGACCTGTCCGTTCCGCATGCCAGCTTCTTCCGCCCGCCGGTCAAGTTCAAGTGCCTTGATGGCTTCCTGGGCATTGGGGCCAGCTTGGTGCCGCCGGCCGGGGCCGGCGATCCGGACGGCTTCTCGCTGCAGGTGCGCATCAACGGCGCGCTGAAGCAGACGGTCGACTTTTCCACGCTGGTGCGCCCGGCCCCGCAGTTGCTGGCCGACGTGGGCGAATTCATGACGCTGCGCCCCGGTGACGTGCTGATGCTGGGCTGCGACGCCTTGCCCGGGGGCCGCCGGCCGCTGGCCCGCGCGGGCGATCGCATCGAGATCAGCGCGCCGGCATTCGGCACGATGACCCACACCCTGACGGCGGAGGCCGCATGAAGCACGCACGCGTGATCCACCAGGGCACGGCGCACAACGCCACCGAGCGCGACGGGCAGCTGCTGCTGGACAACGGCCAGCTCGTCACCTTCGACGCCGTGACCTGGCTGCCGCCGCTCGCGCCCACGCCGCGCCCGCGCACCATCCTCGCGCTGGGCCTGAACTATGCCGACCACGCCAGGGAGCTGGAGTTCAAGGCGCCTGAAGAGCCGCTGGTGTTCATCAAGGGGGAAGGCACGCTGACCGGCCACCGCCAGTTCACGCGCCGCCCGCCCGATGTGACATTCATGCACTACGAGTGCGAGCTGACCCTGGTGGTCGGCAAGACGGCCCGCCACGTGAAGCGCGACGATGCGTATGACTTCATCGGCGGCTACACCGTGGCCAACGACTACGCCATCCGCGACTACCTGGAGAACTGGTACCGGCCCAACCTGCGCGTGAAGAACCGCGACACCTGCACGCCGCTGGGCCCCTGGCGGGTGGACACGGCCGACGTGCCCAACCCCATGGCGCTGGCCCTGCAGACCACGGTCAATGGCCAGGTCACGCAAAGCGGCAACACGCGCGACATGATTTTTGACGCGCCCTTTCTCATGGAGTACTTCAGCAGCTTCATGACGCTGCAGCCCGGCGACCTGATCCTCACCGGCACGCCCGATGGCGTGGTCGATTGCCGGCCTGGCGACGTGGTCGTGACCACCATCGAAGGCGTGGGCGAACTCATCAACACCATCCAGTAACCATGCAACAAGTCAACCACCTCATCAACGGCAAATCCGTCCCGGGCCCGCGCTACTTTGAAACCTTGAACCCGGCCACGCAGGACGTGCTGGCCGAAGTGGCCGAGGGCGGCGAGGCCGAGGTCCATGCCGCCGTGGCCGCCGCCAGGGACGCCTTCCCCAAATGGGCCGCCACGCCCGCGGCCGAGCGCGCCAGGATCGTCCGCAAACTGGGTGACCTGATTGCGGCCCATGTGCCCGAGATCGCCCAGACCGAGACCAACGACTGCGGCCAGGTGATTGCACAGACCGGCAAGCAGCTGATCCCGCGGGCGGCCGACAACTTCCATTACTTCGCCGAGATGTGCACGCGCGTCGATGGCCACACCTACCCCACGCCCACCCACCTGAACTACACGCTGTTCCACCCCGTGGGCGTGTGTGCGCTGATCAGCCCGTGGAACGTGCCCTTCATGACCGCCACCTGGAAGGTGGCGCCCTGCCTGGCCTTTGGCAACACGGCCGTGCTCAAGATGAGCGAGCTGAGCCCGCTCACGGCCGCGCGCCTGGGCGAGCTGGCGCTGGAGGCCGGCATTCCACCCGGCGTGCTGAACCTGGTGCATGGCTATGGCAAGGACGCGGGCGAGCCCCTGGTCAAGCACCCTGATGTGCGCGCCATCTCGTTCACCGGCTCCACGGCCACGGGCAACCGCATCGTGCAGCAGGCGGGGCTGAAGAAGTTCAGCATGGAGCTGGGCGGCAAGAGCCCCTTCGTGATCTTTGACGATGCCGACCTGGACCGCGCGCTCGACGCCGCCGTGTTCATGATCTTCAGCAACAACGGCGAGCGCTGCACGGCGGGCAGCCGCATCCTGGTGCAGCAAAGCATTTACGCCGACTTCGCCGCGAAGTTTGCCGCGCGCGCGAAGAAGATCCGCGTGGGCGACCCGCTCGATGACAAGACCATCGTCGGCCCCATGATCAGCCAGGGCCACCTGGCCAAGGTGCGCAGCTACATTGAACTCGGCCCCAAGGAGGGCGCGACGATGCTGTGCGGCGGCCTGGGCCAGCCCGACCTGCCGGAGCGCGTCAAAAAGGGCAACTACGTGCTGCCCACCGTATTTGCCGATGTGGACAACCGCATGCGCATTGCCCAGGAGGAAATCTTCGGACCCGTGGCCTGCCTGATCCCGTTCAAGGACGAGGCCGACGCGATCCGCCTGGCCAACGACATCCAGTACGGCCTGTCCAGCTATGTGTGGACCGAGAACCTGGGCCGCGCCCACCGTGTGGCGGCGGCGGTGGAAGCGGGCATGTGCTTCGTCAACAGCCAGAACGTGCGCGATTTGCGCCAGCCGTTTGGCGGCACCAAGGCATCCGGCACGGGGCGTGAGGGCGGCACCTGGAGTTACGAGGTGTTCTGCGAGCCCAAGAACGTGGCGGTGTCTTTGGGGTCGCATCACATTCCGCATTGGGGGGTTTAGTTTGCTGCTCCCTGTTTCACTCCAGCCTGGTCGCGGGAACAGATGGCCAGGGCACTCTGCTCCGCTCATGTCCCCCGGATCGGGCTTCGCCCGATCCTCCTCCTTTACTTCGCTGCGCAGAGCGCCCCACCCATCTGTTCCTGCGAGACATGGCCAGCACGCCAATATCAGCACACACGCCATCCGTCGCAGCGGGTTGGCGGTGGCGGGTGCCTGCCGCAGCGAAGTAAAGGGGGAGACAACGGCGCAGCCGTTGGCGGAGGACATGAGCGGAGGCAGGCACCCGCCACCGCCAACCCGCGGAGCAAAAGCAAAAGCAGAAGCAAAGGCAACAGGAGCACAACCATGGGCAAGCTAGCACTGGCCGCCAAGATCACCCATGTCCCGTCGATGTACCTCAGTGAGCTGGACGGTCCGCGCAAGGGCACGCGGCAGGACGCCATCGATGGCCACCTGGAAATTGACCGGCGCTGCCGCGCAGCCGGCGTGGACACCATCGTGGTGTTTGACACGCACTGGCTGGTCAACGCCAATTACCACATCAACTGCGCGCCGCACTTCAAGGGCCTGTACACCAGCAACGAGCTGCCGCACTTCATCAGCAACATGGGCTTCGAGTTTCCGGGCAACCCGGCCCTGGGCCAGCTGCTGGCCCGGGTGTGCAACGCCTGGGGCGTGGAAACACTGGCCCATGACGCCACCACGCTCAACCCTGAGTACGGCACCCTGGTGCCCATGCGCTACATGAACACCGACCAGCACTACAAGGTGGTGTCGGTGTCGGCGCTGTGCCAAGCGCATTACCTCAACGACAGCGCACGCCTGGGCTGGGCCATTCGCCGCGCCATTGAAGACGAGTACGACGGCACCGTGGCCATCCTTGCCAGCGGCTCGCTCTCGCACCGCTTTGCGCAGAACGGCCTGGCGCCTGAATATGGGTTCCGGATCTGGAGCCCGTTTCTGGAGCACCTGGACCGCGACGTGGTGCGCATGTGGGAGCAGGCCGAATGGAAGGACTTCTGCACCATGCTGCCCGAGTACGCGTCCAAGGGCCATGGCGAAGGCTTCATGCACGACACGGCCATGCTGCTGGGCGCGCTGGGCTGGTCGGACTATGACGGCAAGGCCGAGGTCGTGACGCCCTACTTCGGCGCCTCGGGCACGGGGCAGATCAACGCCATCTTCCCGGTCACGCCGCAGGGCGGCAATGCCATTCCCGCCGCGCAGGCCTCGTCTGCGCAGGGCTACACCAACGTCAACCAGCGGCTCTGAACGCGCTGACGCCATGCCGCACCTCGTCATCCTCTACACCCCCAACGTCGATGCCCTCACCGACATGACGGCGCTGTGCCGTGCGTTGGCCGACACCATGCTCGCGGTGCGCGACGACGAGGGCAAGCAGGTGTTCCCCACGGGCGGCACGCGCGTGCTGGCCTACCCGGCGGCCCACTACGCGGTGGCCGACGGCGGCGCCGCGGGGCTGGCGGCGGGCCGCGGCGACAACTACGCCTTTGTGTACCTGAACCTGCGGATGGGCGCCGGCCGCTCCGACGCTACAAAAAAGAGAGCTGGCGATGCCCTGCTGGCAAGGACTACAGCCCATTTCGACCCATTGATGGCGCAAAACCTCATCGGCATCACCGTGCAGGTGGACGAAAGCCCCGGCCAGGTCTACGACGGCAAGCACAGCAATCTCCACCCCCTGTTCAACAAGAATTGACCATGCTCAGCCCCGAAATCATCGCCAGGCTCGCCGCCGAACTGCACCAGAGCGAGAAGTCCCGCATCCAGGTGGAGCACTTCTCGCGGCGCTACCCGACCATGACCATCGAGGACGGCTACGCGATCTCCCGCGAGTGGATGAAACTCAAGCGCGCCGAGGGGCGCACCGTGCGCGGCCACAAGATCGGCCTGACCTCGCGCGCCATGCAGATCTCCAGCCAGATCGATGAGCCTGACTACGGCACGCTGCTCGATGACATGTTCTTCGAGCCCGGCGACATCCCCGCGGCGCGCTTCATCGCGCCGCGCGTGGAAGTGGAACTGGCCTTTGTGCTCAAGAGCCGGCTGCAGGGCGCCCACGTGAGCATCGACGACGTGCTGGACGCCACCGAGTACGTCACCCCCGCCATCGAGATCATCGACGCGCGCATCGAGCAGTTCGACCGCCACACCAAGGTCATGCGCAAGGTGTTCGACACCATCAGCGACAACGCGGCCAACGCCGGCATCGTGCTGGGCGGCCGCCAGGTCGCGCCGCGCTCGGTGGACCTGCCCTGGTGCGGCGCCATCCTGCGCCAGAACGGCGTGGTGGAAGAAACCGGCCTGGCCGCCGGCGTGCAGGGCCACCCCGCCATTGGCGTGGCCTGGCTGGCCATGAAGCTCGCCCCCTGGGGTGAGTGCCTGCAGCCCGGCCAGGTGGTGCTGGCGGGCTCGTTCACGCGCCCCGTTGCCGCCCAGGCCGGGGACAGCTTCGACGCCGACTACGGCCCGCTGGGCCGGTTCGCATTCCGCTTCACCTGACCCCCTGAAAGGAGAAAAACACCCCCCACCCGTGCCTCGGCCAATTACTTAACATATTCAATATATGCGGGTTGCACACCCGGCAAGGAGACAACACCATGACATCGTTCGTTCTTTTCCTGCGCATCGCCTTCACCTCGCTGGTCACCCTGACGCTGTGGCTGGCCAGCCCCGCATCGGCCCAGCCCGGTGACTTCCCGAACAAGCCCCTGCGCTGGCTGGTGGGTTTCCCCGCCGGTGGGGGCACCGACTTTCTCGCCCGCACCGTGGGGCAGCAACTCTCCCGGCAACTGGGCCAGCCCGTGCTGATCGACAACAAGCCCGGCGCGGCCTCCAGCATTGCCGCCGAGACGGCCGCGCGTTCGCCCGCGGATGGCTACACGCTGCTCACGGGCGACAACGCGGTGCTGGTCTTCAATCCCGTCCTCTACAAGAAACTGGGCTACGACCCCCAGCGCGACTTTGCCCCGCTGGGCCTGATGGCGCGCTTCCCGCTCATCCTTGCGGTCCATCCCGGCAGCGGCATCACCTCGGTCCAGCAGTGGATTCAGGAAGTGAAGAAGGCGCCTGGCCAGTTCAGCTACGCCTCGCCCGGCATCGGCACGCCGCACCACCTGGCCATGGAACTGATCAAGCAGCGCCTGGGACTGTTCATCGTGCATGTGCCCTACCGCGGCGCGGCGCCCGCCGTGCAGGACGTGGCGGGCGGACAGGTGCCGATGATGATTGTTGAAAGCGCCGGCGGCCTGCCCATGATCAAGGCCGGCAAGCTAAGGCCGCTGGCCGTGGTGTCCGCCCGCAGAATGCCCGTGCTGCCTGATGTGCCCACCTTCGCGGAGCTGGGCTACAAGGACCTGGAGGTCTATGCCTGGCAGGGCGTGGTCGTGCCGAAGGCCACACCCAGGGCGATCGTGGACCGGCTGTCAACGGAGTTGCAGAAGGCCGTGTCAACGCCCGAGGTGCGCCGCAAGCTGGTGGAGTTTGGCATGGAGGTCAACCCCAGCGACGCCACCCTCATGACCACCTACATGGCCCTGGAATCCGCCCTGTGGCATCCGCTGATAAGACAAAAGGGTATCAGCGCGGACTGACGCAGAATGTGCGTGATCCATCCAGAATTTTCCCCATGAAACTCCCCCTCAATCCGTTCAAGCAGGCCCTGGCCGAAAAGCGCGCGCAGATCGGCCTCTGGCTGGGCCTGGCCAGCCCCTACAGCACCGAGATCTGCGCCGGCGCCGGCTTTGACTGGCTGCTCATTGATGGCGAACACGCGCCCAATGACATCCACACCATCCTTGCGCAACTGCAGGTGATTGCGGCCTACCCGGGCTCGCACGCGATTGCGCGGGTGCCCATGGGCCACGGCCATCTGGGCCAGGCACTGATCAAGCAGTACCTGGACATCGGCGTGCAGACCCTGCTGGTGCCCATGGTGGATACCGCCGAGCAGGCCGCCACGCTCGTGCAGTCGGCGCGCTACCCGCAGGACGGCGGGGGCGGCGGCGTGCGCGGCATGGGCGGCGCGCGCGCCTCGCGCTGGGGCCGTTACCCGAACTACGCCAGGGAAGCCAACGCCCAGGTCTGCCTGCTGGTGCAGGCCGAGACGCAGACCGCGCTGGACAACCTCGATGCGATTGCCGCCACCGACGGGGTGGACGGCGTGTTCATCGGCCCGGCGGATCTCTCGGCCTCCATGGGCCATGTGGGCAACCCCGGGCATGCCGATGTGCAGGCCGCCATTGCCGACGCGATTGCCCGCATCACCCGCGCGGGCAAGGCCGCCGGCATCCTCACGCCCGACGAGGCGACGGCGCGCAAGTACCTGGCCCTGGGCGCCACCTTTGTGGCGGTGGGGCTGGACACGAACCTGCTGGTCAAGGCCACCAGTGCGCTGGCCGCGGCGTTCAAGTCCACGGCGGCCCCCGCGCCCACCAGCAAGACCTACTGAACGCCATGAGCGACACCCCGCGCAAATTCCGCTCCGCCACGATCTACGAGGGCACCATCCGCGCCACCACGCGCAGCTTTCTGCATGCGCTGGGGCAGGACGAGGATGACATCACCCGCCCGCACATCGGCGTGTTCCACACCGGCGGCGAGATGAGCCCGTGCAACCTCAACCTGCGCGACCAGGCCCAGCACGCCAAGACCGGGGTCTACGCGGCCGGCGGCATGCCGCATGAATGCCCGGTGGTGTCGGTGAGCGACGGCCTGACCATGGCGCATTCGGGCATGCGCTTCTCGCTGATCTCGCGCGAGCTGATCGCCGACAGCGTGGAGGCCTCCACCCGCGGCCACCAGTGGGACGGCATCTTTGCCATCGGCGCCTGCGACAAGAACCTGCCGGGCCTGATGATGGGCATGCTGCGCTGCAATGTGCCTGGCGTTTTTGTGCACGGCGGCTCGGCGCTGCCGGGCCAGATGCCGGGGCCGTACACGCCCGCGGGCCGGGGCCGCGACCTCAACGTGGTCGACACCTACGAGACCATTGGCAAGGTGCTGGCCGGCGACGCCACGCCGGACGAACTCACCCGCATCAGCCAGGCCTGCCTGCCCACGGCCGGTGCCTGCGCCGGCCAGTTCACCGCCAACACCATGGGCATGGTGGGCGAGGCGCTGGGCCTGTCGCCCATCGGCTCGAGCATGGTGCCCGCCGTGTTCAGCGAACGGGCGCCCCTGATGCGCCGCGCCGCCAGAACCTTGATGGCCGCCGTGATGGGCGAGGCCCCGCTGCCGCGCGACATCGTCACGCGCAAGGCGCTGGAGAACGCCTGCGCCGTGGTGTCGGCCACGGGCGGCTCGACCAACGCGGCGCTGCACATCCCGGCCATCGCGCACGAGGCGGGCATCCGCTTTCACCTGGACGACGTGGCCGAGGTGTTCGCCCGCACGCCGCTGATCGGCGACCTGCGCCCCGGCGGCAAATACCTGGCGCGCGACATGTACTACATCGGTGGCGCCCAGGTCGTGATGCAGGAACTGCTGCGCGGCGGCTTTGTGCATGGCGACGCGCTCACCTTCACCGGCCGCACGCTGGCCGAGGAACTGCAGGGCGCCAATGCGCCCGACGGCGAAGTGGTGCGCACGCTCGGGCAGGCGCTGAGCCGCGACGGCGGGCTGGCCGTGCTCAAGGGCAACCTCTGCCCCGATGGCGCGCTGCTCAAGACCGCCGGCCTCAAGACCTTGACGCACACCGGCCCGGCCCGCGTCTTCGAGTGCGAGGAAGACGCCCAGACTGCCGTGCAGCAGATGCGCTATGCGGCGGGTGACGTGATCGTGATCCGTAACGAGGGCCCGCGCGGCAGCCCCGGCATGCGCGAGATGCTGGGCATCACCGCGCTGCTGTATGGCCAGGGCATGGGCGACAAGGTGGCCCTGCTGACCGACGGCCGCTTCTCGGGCGCCACCCGCGGCCTGTGCATTGGCTACGCCGGCCCCGAGGCCGCCGACGGCGGGCCGATTGCCGCGCTGCGCGATGGCGACGTGGTGCGCATCGATGCCCGCGCCGGCACGCTCGGCATCAGCGTGGACCTGACCGCCGACGAGATCCATGCCCGGCTCGCGCAGCGCGTGCCGCGCCCGGCCCCGCGCGGCGGCCTGCTTGAAAAATACGCCGCCAGCGTGCGGCCCGGCCATCAGGGCGCCGTGACCCACTCGGGCGGCGTGGTCTGGCTGCGCGACGACACCTGACTCACCCCCACCATTTCAAGATGGAGACTCCCATGAATGCCGTTCTCAAACCCAACGCCTCGATGCATGCCGACGAATGGCAGGCACGGGTCCAGCTGGCGGCCTGCTACCGCGTGTTTGCCATGCTCGGCTGGACCGAGATGATCTACAACCACATCACCGTGCGCCTGCCCCGCAGCGTGGCGGGTGAGGACAAGCAGTTCCTGATCAACCCCTTCGGCCTGCACTACAGCGAGGTCACGGCCAGCAACCTGCTCAAGATCGACGTCAGGGGCAAGAAGCTGGACGACAACCCCTGGCCCGTGAACCCCGCCGGCTTCACCGTGCATGCCGCCATCCACGAAGGACTGCCCGATGCCCACTGCGTGATGCACACCCACACCACGGCCGGCATCGCCGTGGCCAGCACCCAGGGCGGGCTGGCGCAGAACAATTTCTATTCCGCGCAACTGCACGACCTGGTGGCCTACCACGACTTTGAAGGCATCACCATCCACGCCGACGAGGCGCCGCGGCTGCTGAAGAACATCGGCGGCAAGCCGGTGGTGATCCTGCGCAACCACGGCCTGCTGTCCTGGGGCGCGACGCTGCCGCTGGCCCTGGTGCGGCTGTGGACACTGAACCGCGCCTGCGAAATCCAGGTGGCGCAGGCCGCGCTGGGCCCCGCGATTGCCGTGCCCGAGGCCGTGGCGCGCAAGACCACCCACGACTCGTTCCAGTTCGACGCGCAGTTTGGCGCCGGGCAGGATGTGTTCGACGCGCTGGTCCGGCAGGTGGACCGGATCGACGACAGCTATAAAAACTAGAGCACGCCACGCCCGACTGGCGTGGACTGGAGACCCTTTTGATCAACAAAGTCTGTATTTACGGGGCCGGCGCCATCGGCGGCTGGATCGGGGTGAAGCTCGGGCAGGCCGGCTGCGCCGTGAGCGTGGTCGCGCGCGGCCAGACGCTGGCGGCCATTCAGGCCAACGGCCTGCGGCTGCAGCAGGGCGACGAGACGCAAGCCGTGTCCGTGCAGGCCAGCGCGAACCCGGCGGATCTGGGCGTGCAGGATCTGGTGATCGTCGCCGTCAAGGCCCCGGCCATGGCCGACGTGGCGCAAGCCATTGGCCCGCTGCTGGCTCCCGACACGATGGTGCTCACCGCCATGAACGGCGTGCCCTGGTGGTTCTTTGAAGGGTTTGGCGGCCCGCTGGCCGGCACCCGGCTCAAGGCCGTGGACCCCGAAGGCGCAATTGCCCGCGCCATCCCGGGCCGCCACATCGTGGGCTGCGTGGTGCACGCGAGCTGCTCGCTCAACGGCCCCGGGTTTGTGAAGCACCACTTTGGCAACCGGCTGATCATTGGCGAGCCGTCGGGCGAAAAGACGGCGCGCGTGCAACAGCTGGTGGCGCTGCTCACGCAAGCCGGCCATGAAACCGTGCTCTCGGAGCAGATCCAGAAAGACGCCTGGTACAAGCTGTGGGGCAACATGACCGTCAACCCGGTGAGCGCCATGACCGGCGCGACCACCGACCTCATCCTCAATGACGACCTGGTGCGCGGCTTCATCTCCAGCGTGATGCTAGAAGCGCGCGAGATCGGCGCGCGCATCGGCATCCCGATTGCCGACCAGCCCGAAGACCGGCACCAGATGACGCGCAAGCTCGGCGCCTTCAAGACCTCGATGCTGCAGGACGTGGAGGCCGGCAAGGCGGTGGAGCTGGATGCGCTGGTGACCGTGGTCAGGGAACTGGGCGCGCTGACGGGTGTACCGACACCTTTTACTGACGCGCTGCTCGGCCTGAGCCGCCTGCATGCAAGAGTCCACGGCCTGTATTAGCATCAGCCCCACGCTTGTCACTTCGTGGACTGCGCTGCCCCCCGGGGGGGCCTTCGCGCCTTGGGGCGGCCCGGCGCCGCTCAACACTGCTTTCTAGACCATGACTCAACACCGGGCGCTGAGCGGCGCCGCGTTCGCCACGCTCCTGCTGATCGCCCTGATGATGGGCGCCAACCACGTGGCGGCGCGCATCGCCTTCAACCACGGCGTCGACGTGGCCACGGCCGTGGTGTTTCGCAGCACGGTCACGGCGCTGGTGATCGTGACGCTGCTGGCCCTTCAGGGCGTGCGCGTGCGCTTCACGGCGCGCCACAAGCGCATGCTGCCGGTGATCGGCCTGCTGGTGGGGGTGCAGAGCCTGTGCCTGTACTCCGCCGTGGCCCGCCTGCCCGTGGCGCTGGCGCTGCTGGCCTTCAACACCTATCCGCTGTGGACGGCGTTCTGGTCGGCCGTGGTGTACCGCCAGCGGCCCGAGCGCGCCATGGTGATCGCCATGCCGGTGATCCTCGCTGGCCTGGCGCTGGCGCTGGACGTGTTCGGCGCCGCCTCGGGCCTGGGCGCGGCGGGCCAGTGGGGGCGCATTGGCGTGGGCGTGGCCTTTGCGCTGGCGGCGGCGGCCACCTTCGGCCTGGCCCTGGTGCTCACGCAGCATGAAGCGGGCGATGTCGATGGCCGGGTGCGCACCGCCACCACCATGACCATGGCGGGCCTGGTGGCGCTGGCCACCATCGGCCTGCAGGGCGGGTTTCATCTGCCCAACGCGGCCGCCGGCTGGGGCGGGCTGGCCGCGCTGACCTTTCTTTATGGCACGGCCTTCACCATCATGTTCACCGTGCTGCCCAAGCTCGGCGTGGTCGGCAACTCGGCCATCATGAATGTGGAGCCGGTGTTTGCGCTGGTGCTGGCCTGGCTGATCCTGGGCCAGGCCATCGCGCCGATCCAGATCGTCGGCGCGCTGGTGGTGGTGGGCGCGGTGATGACGCTGGGGCTGCGCAAGCGCTGATCAGTCGCCCGTCACCACCGGCACCCGCGGCGCCAGCGCGCACATCAGCTCATAGCCCACGGTGCCGGCGGCCTGGGCCACGTCATCGATCGGCAGCACGGCGCCGCCGGAGGCACGACCCCACAGCGTCACTTCACTGCCAAAGCCCGCGTCGGGCACCGGCGTCAGGTCCACCGTGATCATGTCCATGCTGACCCGGCCCACCATGCGGGTGCGCACGCCATTGACCAGCACCGGCGTGCCCGTGGTGCAGTGGCGCGGGTAGCCGTCGGCATAGCCGCAGGCCACGATGCCAATGCGCAACGGCGCATCGGCGGTAAAGCTCGAGCCATAGCCCACGGTGTCCCCGGGCTGCAGGTTCTGCACGCCAATCAGCTGGCTGGCCAGCGTCATCGCGCCCTGCAAGTCCCATTGCCCGGCCGAGTGTTCGGGATGGTCCGGCGCACTGCCGTAAATCGCAATGCCCGGGCGGACCCAGTCGGCCCGCACATCGGCCGCCTGGGCGTGGCGCAGCGTGGCAGCGCTGTTGCCCAGGGTGCGCTCACCCGGCAGGTCGCGCGTGGCCTGGGCAAACGCCGCCACCTGGTGGGCAATGCCGCGCGGGCCATCGGCGTCACTGAAGTGGGTCATGAGCGAGATTTCGTCCACCTGCGGCAGCGCGTTCAGGCGCGTCCAGGCACTGCGGTAGACCGAGGGCACAAAGCCCAGACGGTTCATGCCCGAGTTCATCTTCAGGAACACCCGGTGGGGTTGGTGCGTCTTGTGGGTGGCCAGCATGTCGATCTGCTCGCGGCAATGCACGGTGTGCCAGAGGTTCAGGCGCGAACACAGCTCCAGGTCGCGCGGCTCGAACACGCCCTCGAGCAGCAGGATGGGCCCGCGCCAGCCCAGGGCACGCACGCGCTCGGCCTCGGCCAGGTCCAGCAGGGCAAAGCCGTCCGCCGCGCGCAGGCCTTCGAACACCCGCTCGATGCCATGGCCATAGGCATTGGCCTTGACCACGCCCCAGACCTTGGCATCGGGCGCGGCAGTGCGCACCCTGGCCAGGTTGTGGCGCAGCGCGCCGGTGTGGATGGTGGCCTGGATGGGACGGGGCATGGAGGTCGCTCTTTTGCAGTGAACTGTCAAGCGGATTTTGTCATTACCCGCCGTGATATAACGCCCTGTCGTCAGGAGACAGCCTCTATATTGCCCGGCATTAGTTCACCGAATGCCCCAGCCAGACACTCGATGAAGCGCGGTTTTTACACCATCATGTCGGCCCAGTTTTTTTCGTCACTGGCCGACAACGCGCTTTTCGTGGCCGCCGTCGAACTGCTGCGCACCAGCGGCGCCGCCGAGTGGCAGCGCGCCGCCCTGGTGCCGATGTTCGCGCTGTTTTACGTGATCCTGGCGCCGTTCGTGGGGGCCTTCGCCGACGCGCTGCCCAAGGGCAAGGTCATGTTCGTGAGCAACGCCATCAAGGTGGTGGGTTGCGTGATGATGCTGTTTGGCGGCCACCCGCTGCTGTCGTTCGCGGTCGTGGGGCTGGGCGCCGCGGCCTATTCGCCGGCCAAGTACGGCATCCTGACCGAGCTGCTACCGGCCTCGCAACTGGTCAAGGCCAATGGCTGGATCGAGGGGCTGACCATCGCGTCCATCATCCTGGGCATCCTGCTGGGCGGCCAGCTGGTGAGCCACGCGGTGTCAAGCCACCTGCTGTCGTTTGACTTTCCCTTCA encodes:
- a CDS encoding HpcH/HpaI aldolase/citrate lyase family protein; amino-acid sequence: MKLPLNPFKQALAEKRAQIGLWLGLASPYSTEICAGAGFDWLLIDGEHAPNDIHTILAQLQVIAAYPGSHAIARVPMGHGHLGQALIKQYLDIGVQTLLVPMVDTAEQAATLVQSARYPQDGGGGGVRGMGGARASRWGRYPNYAREANAQVCLLVQAETQTALDNLDAIAATDGVDGVFIGPADLSASMGHVGNPGHADVQAAIADAIARITRAGKAAGILTPDEATARKYLALGATFVAVGLDTNLLVKATSALAAAFKSTAAPAPTSKTY
- a CDS encoding dihydroxy-acid dehydratase, which codes for MSDTPRKFRSATIYEGTIRATTRSFLHALGQDEDDITRPHIGVFHTGGEMSPCNLNLRDQAQHAKTGVYAAGGMPHECPVVSVSDGLTMAHSGMRFSLISRELIADSVEASTRGHQWDGIFAIGACDKNLPGLMMGMLRCNVPGVFVHGGSALPGQMPGPYTPAGRGRDLNVVDTYETIGKVLAGDATPDELTRISQACLPTAGACAGQFTANTMGMVGEALGLSPIGSSMVPAVFSERAPLMRRAARTLMAAVMGEAPLPRDIVTRKALENACAVVSATGGSTNAALHIPAIAHEAGIRFHLDDVAEVFARTPLIGDLRPGGKYLARDMYYIGGAQVVMQELLRGGFVHGDALTFTGRTLAEELQGANAPDGEVVRTLGQALSRDGGLAVLKGNLCPDGALLKTAGLKTLTHTGPARVFECEEDAQTAVQQMRYAAGDVIVIRNEGPRGSPGMREMLGITALLYGQGMGDKVALLTDGRFSGATRGLCIGYAGPEAADGGPIAALRDGDVVRIDARAGTLGISVDLTADEIHARLAQRVPRPAPRGGLLEKYAASVRPGHQGAVTHSGGVVWLRDDT
- a CDS encoding class II aldolase/adducin family protein, which encodes MNAVLKPNASMHADEWQARVQLAACYRVFAMLGWTEMIYNHITVRLPRSVAGEDKQFLINPFGLHYSEVTASNLLKIDVRGKKLDDNPWPVNPAGFTVHAAIHEGLPDAHCVMHTHTTAGIAVASTQGGLAQNNFYSAQLHDLVAYHDFEGITIHADEAPRLLKNIGGKPVVILRNHGLLSWGATLPLALVRLWTLNRACEIQVAQAALGPAIAVPEAVARKTTHDSFQFDAQFGAGQDVFDALVRQVDRIDDSYKN
- a CDS encoding 2-dehydropantoate 2-reductase, giving the protein MNKVCIYGAGAIGGWIGVKLGQAGCAVSVVARGQTLAAIQANGLRLQQGDETQAVSVQASANPADLGVQDLVIVAVKAPAMADVAQAIGPLLAPDTMVLTAMNGVPWWFFEGFGGPLAGTRLKAVDPEGAIARAIPGRHIVGCVVHASCSLNGPGFVKHHFGNRLIIGEPSGEKTARVQQLVALLTQAGHETVLSEQIQKDAWYKLWGNMTVNPVSAMTGATTDLILNDDLVRGFISSVMLEAREIGARIGIPIADQPEDRHQMTRKLGAFKTSMLQDVEAGKAVELDALVTVVRELGALTGVPTPFTDALLGLSRLHARVHGLY
- a CDS encoding DMT family transporter, with amino-acid sequence MTQHRALSGAAFATLLLIALMMGANHVAARIAFNHGVDVATAVVFRSTVTALVIVTLLALQGVRVRFTARHKRMLPVIGLLVGVQSLCLYSAVARLPVALALLAFNTYPLWTAFWSAVVYRQRPERAMVIAMPVILAGLALALDVFGAASGLGAAGQWGRIGVGVAFALAAAATFGLALVLTQHEAGDVDGRVRTATTMTMAGLVALATIGLQGGFHLPNAAAGWGGLAALTFLYGTAFTIMFTVLPKLGVVGNSAIMNVEPVFALVLAWLILGQAIAPIQIVGALVVVGAVMTLGLRKR
- the alr gene encoding alanine racemase gives rise to the protein MPRPIQATIHTGALRHNLARVRTAAPDAKVWGVVKANAYGHGIERVFEGLRAADGFALLDLAEAERVRALGWRGPILLLEGVFEPRDLELCSRLNLWHTVHCREQIDMLATHKTHQPHRVFLKMNSGMNRLGFVPSVYRSAWTRLNALPQVDEISLMTHFSDADGPRGIAHQVAAFAQATRDLPGERTLGNSAATLRHAQAADVRADWVRPGIAIYGSAPDHPEHSAGQWDLQGAMTLASQLIGVQNLQPGDTVGYGSSFTADAPLRIGIVACGYADGYPRHCTTGTPVLVNGVRTRMVGRVSMDMITVDLTPVPDAGFGSEVTLWGRASGGAVLPIDDVAQAAGTVGYELMCALAPRVPVVTGD